The genomic interval TTTCCAAAAGAAGCTACTTCTATTGAAGAGAATAGAATTAAAGAAATAATAAGACTAAGTTATTTTTATTATAAAATTAGTGAGTATATAACTCTTGATAAAGAAATAAGATTTACTGCTGAAGATTTTAAAAACTTTATAGTATCTAGGGAAGGATCATTAATGTATTTTTTTGAAGATATACAAATTAGTTCTTTTGCAAGTAATTATTGTATTAATGGTGGGTCTTTATTTTTAGATAAAGCAATTGAAAAAATAAAAAGTGAAAAACAAAGTGGAGAAAAAAAAATAATTCCGGACCCAGTTAAATCAAAAAACGATTTTAAACTTAAACCATCCCTAAGTGGGAGATTGAAAAATCATACTTTTAATGAAACAAAAAAATTTGCAAGAGAATTATTTGATTCTATTTCTCAATATGTTATTGGTCAAAATGATTCATTGCAAGATTTAATTTTAAATTTTATTACATATCTAAAAAATGGGACAACAGTACCTGTTTTACTTGCAGGAGGAACAGGAACTGGTAAAACTTTTATGTGTAAAAAGCTTTCTGAAGAATTAAACATTTCTTTTACTAATTTATCTATGCCTGAATTTACTCCTGAAGGTTATGTTGGTACAAATTTTTTAGATTTTATTTCACTAGAATTAGAACTAATTAAAGGTCCAAATATAGTTTTTTTTGAT from Candidatus Micrarchaeia archaeon carries:
- a CDS encoding AAA family ATPase, with the translated sequence FPKEATSIEENRIKEIIRLSYFYYKISEYITLDKEIRFTAEDFKNFIVSREGSLMYFFEDIQISSFASNYCINGGSLFLDKAIEKIKSEKQSGEKKIIPDPVKSKNDFKLKPSLSGRLKNHTFNETKKFARELFDSISQYVIGQNDSLQDLILNFITYLKNGTTVPVLLAGGTGTGKTFMCKKLSEELNISFTNLSMPEFTPEGYVGTNFLDFISLELELIKGPNIVFFDEFDKIRVIDHREIFKSELQYEFLKVLDREGIYKNSFFVLAGAFSFIEEFTKQNMIENGFIPELMGRIQLLPPLNFLNKAAYIRILKTSKDSSLTHFITEIKSLGLKVDFKDEAIELLAETAVEEELGARSLNQNLTSLENLVKRALIFDPDENREKLIILKDNKVVITGDIVREIIPKSKEENKIGFG